In uncultured Desulfuromonas sp., the genomic stretch AGCGCTCTCTCTCGAAAAGGATTTGACCTACAAGCGAGCTGAGGAGATTGTTAACCTTATGTTCGACTCAATGACGCAGGAACTGGTCAAAGGTGGCAGGATTGAGATCCGCGGTTTTGGCAGTTTTGTTGTTAAGGACTATAAATCGTACACCGGTCGCAATCCGAAAACGGGTGAAGCCATCCAGGTGAAAACGAAAAAACTCCCGTTCTTCAAAGTCGGCAAAGAACTACGTGAACGTGTGGATAACTGACAAAAAGCCCCTGACTATTTGGTAGGGGCTTTTTTTATTACTTTTGCCGTTGATGTGTCTGACGATCTAGCAGACCGTCAAAAGCATGTAGCATACGGAGAAGCGTCCGCTTTCCGGAATAAAACACAGCAAGCGCTGTCCCTTCTTCAGGCGACCGGAATAAAACAACTCTTCGAGAATGATATAGATCGAGGCTGCTCCGGTATTGCCTTTCGTTGTCAAATTGGTAAACCAGCGATCATAGGGAATGTGAAAGCCCTGTTCTTTCATTCGGTCATAAAGCCGGGTACGAAAATAATCGGATGAGTAGTGGGGTAGAAACCAGTCAACGCTCTCAGGTGTTAACCCCCGTTGTTCAGCAATGGGCAGCAGTGCTCTGTCAACGGATGTCGGAATGATCTCTTCATTGAGTAATTTGACATCTTGCTTGATTAAAAAGGCATGATTCTCCACGGCCTGTTCAATGGTTTCAAACTCACGCCAGCCGCGCAATTTTCCCTGTTCCTTGATAGCTCCGGCATACATGCACGGTTCAAACAGATGAGCGCTGGAACGCTGGTCGATCCATTCAACCTTCAGCGAAATTCCCTCTTGAGCAGGGGTCGGCGAGATCTTGGCGGCACCCGCACCATCCGACAACATCCAGCGCAGAAAATCCGCATCAAAAGACAATACCGGCTGGTTTTGCAGCTGTTCCGCGCGTTCGTCTGAGATCTGGCCGCATAATGAAGCACGCATAAAAGAAGAGGCGAGTTCCGAACCGGTGGCAATCGCACTGGGTGCTTCACCCAAAGCCACCTGCATGCACGCTTGTTTCAGGGCGGTGACACCACAGATACAGATACCGGCAGTGGACACCACTTCGCACGGTCCCCCTTTGAGCTCACCATGCACCATGGAGGCGTGTCCCGGCATGATCTGGTCCGGCGATGAGGTGCCGCAGCACAGGGTGTGGATGTTGTGCGGATCAAAGGAACGCAACTGGCGAACGGCTTCAGCGGTTAACTCGGCATTGGTATGAGTCTGTTCCAGGGTGGTTGGATCAATCGCATAATAGCGCTGTTCAATGCGGTTATTGCGCAGAATAATGCGCCGCGTTCGCGAGGGCAGATCACCGACCAGTCCAAGTATGGCTTCCATCTTTTGATTGGCTACCGGTTTATTGGGGAGGAACGATGCGAGGTCAGTGATGTAGGCGTCCATACGTGATCCTATAACTTTGCCTGGGCGTGGCAGGCACGCAACAGATTGGCGTAGCGGGTGTAAAATTCTTTTTCCGGCAAACGGGTCCGGGTGACCGCATTGGTCAACGTGTAATAATCGAGATTGTGTTCGGTGATCCGCTCTTTCATGCTGTCGTATATCGGGGTGCCCGGCAGTGGTGTCATGATTGTCAGCATGGGCAGGTCGATCTTATGACTGGTGATGTAGCGCTCCAGGGTGTCAAAGTCGTCATGACTGTAATCCGGGTCGACAATAAAATCACCCACCACGGTAATGTCCAACTCTTTGAGGCGCAACAGGGCTTCATCATTGAGCGCCTGGGTTCCCTGTTTGTTCATCTGCGCCAGCCGTTGATCATTGATCTCTTCAAAACCGATAACCACGGAACGCAGGCCAATCTCTTTCCATTGTTGCAACAGCACGGGGTGACGTACCACAGTATCGGCGCGCACGTCAATCAAGTAATTCTTTTTAATTCCAGCTTGTTTGATCGCCCGGTAAAGTTCTTCCGCATGGGCCGGAGAACCAAAGGTGTTGGCATCCACCAGACGGATAAACGGAATGTCGGGTAAACTCTGTAGATCGCGAATCACCGCATCAATCGGCTGGGTCAGGTATTGGCCACCACACTGACCGGCGATACAGCAGAACGAACAATTGAACGGACAGCCAAAGGCGGTGACGACAAAACCCAGGGCCACGTTTAATTTAGCCAGAAAATAATCGTCGCGATAAGATTCAATCAGATCGTAGCGAGGGGCATGATTGATGGGCTGATCGATGGACTTATAACGTCGTGGCGACCAGGACAGTGCTTGACCCGGTGTGACGCGGGCAATTCCCGGAATCACAATGTCTGACTTTCCCTGTTCCAACAGTGTGCTCAGTTGGCAAAAACTGTCTTTGCCAAGGCCGAGGACGATATAGTCAAACGGTTCTTCGTTGAAGTATTCCGGGACGTTGCTGGCATGAATTCCGCCAATGACCAATGTTGCATCGCAAAGTGAACGTGCCTGCCTGGCCAATTTCTTGACCGTGTTGGCTTCACAGGTCATCGCAGTAAAGCCAATGATATCGGGTTTGCCGGCACGAATTGTTTCTTGCAAATCCGTGTTGTCAACTTTAAGGTCCAGAATCGTCACATCGTGGTCAGTGAGACCGGACGCAACAACTTCAAGGGCTAACGGTTCACCACGAAAGATCTGTTTTAGTGAATCGATGCCGTATCGCTCTTCGGGGATGCTGCGTCCACAGTTGGGCGGATTGATCAGTAAAATATTCATGCGTTTAACGAAGGCTATCGAGCAAAGGGCGGATTTTTACGATAGAAAAACGTACCGCAGCGTGGATGGTTTGTGCAGCCATTTTCCCGGCTTCCTGTTCAACCCGTTGAATCATCGCCTCTTTAAACGGTCCGGTTTCTTCAATGGAGTCAATCGTCAGATAAAGGCGAGCTCCTTGCCAGTTGAAAATTACCGGTGCCGGTTCATAAACGCTGAGGACCGCGTGGGGGTTGTGTCGCAGATTTTCCAGACTGTGATTGTTGGCCAGAGCGATGTTAACATGCTGCGGGTCAGGCATCATGGCTGACCCAACAATGGCACTATTGGGATGTCCGGCATGGTCAACTGTAGACAAGGTGCCGACACGCTGTGCTGTGTTGACAAAAGAGACAAGTTCTTCGGGGCTCATAAAACCTCACAACAGCTCAAAAAAAGCATAAAAACATAACAAAAACGACAATCTCATATTATAAATGTAAACCTTTGGTTAGGCCAAGACCTTTTATGGTTTTTTGTATGGAACCCGCTCAGGAGGAGTTCAACGTGGTTGCAAAGAGCAGTCAAGTCATTGTCCGTTATGCTGAAACCGATGCCCAGGGTGTTGTTCACCATGCCACCTATCCCATCTGGTTTGAAGAGGGCCGTTCTGACTTTCTTCGTCAGATTGGTACCCCATACAGTACGTGGGAAAAGATGGGATATTTTGTGGTGGTGGCAGATCTGTCGCTACGCTATCTGGCACCGGCGTTTTATGAAGATCGGTTGATCGTTGAAACCTCGTTGCAGCGCCTGAAAAAACGGTTGATTGAATTTTCGTACCGGATTTTACGTGATGAAGAAGTGATTGTTCAGGGCAGCAGCCGCCATCTGATCGTGGGGCCGGATAAACAGCCTCGTGCCTTGGATGACCCCTTCTTTAAGCGTGTGACGCAACTTTTGCAGGAGCAGGAATCGTCATGATCAAAACTCTGAATGCAACGCAATATCATCCGCTGATCGATAAAATCCGCCAACTGGCGGTGGCCCATGTAAAACCCTATGCCGCCGAGTGGGATCGGGAAAACCGCTTTCCCCTGGAGCAGGTTAACGCGTTAGCTGAACATGGTTTGCTGGGGATCTGTGTTGATAAGCAATGGGGCGGTTTGGAGAAGTCTCTTCTGGAGATGGCACTGATTATCGAAGGGGTGGCGCGTTACGATGCCGGCATGGCTTTGACCCTGGCTGCGCATAGTCTGGTGTGCGATCATGTGCAACGTTTTGGCTCTGAAGCACAGAAACGTCGCTATCTGCCGGGGCTGGCCAAAGGAAAACCCCTTGGTGCCTGGGCGTTGGCTGAAGCGGGCAGTGGCAGTGATGCGGCCTCCATTAAAACCCGTGCCCAGCGAACAGGGGAGGGTTGGCAGCTTAATGGTCGTAAAATGTTTGTCACTCAGGGGTCGGTGGCCGGGCTTTACGTGGTCATGGCACGCAGTGGCGAGCATAAGAAGTCTGCGATCAGCGCTTATCTGGTGGAGCGTGATACACCGGGGGTAACGCCGTCCGCCCCTCTAGAGAAATTGGGCTGTCGCAGCTCCAATACCACGGCAGTCCATTTAGACCAGGTGCAGCTCGCCGAAGAGCAACTCTTGGGTAAGGAACATCGGGCACTTTCAGCCGCGTTTAGTCTGCTCGACCATGGTCGGGTGACGATTGCCGCCCTGGCCTGTGGCATTATGCGCGGTTGCCTGGAGGAATCGCAGCGTCATACCGCACGCCGACAGCAGTTCGGCACGCCGATCAACACGTTTCAGGCGGTGCAGTGGCCCATGGCCGATATGGCCACCCATTATGATGCGGCTTGGCTGCTGACGGCGCGAGCCGCCCAGTTGTGTGATGACGGACAAACCTGCGGAACCGCTGCGGCAAAAGCCAAACTGTTTGCCGGGGAGATGGCGGTCAAGAGCGCTGAGCGCGCTGTTCAATTGCAAGGCGGTTACGGTTACCTGAAAAACAGTTGTGTTGAGCGGTTTTACCGCGATGCCAAATTGTGTGATATCGGTGAAGGAACGGCTGAGATTCAACGGTTGGTGATTGCGCGGGAGTTGATCACTGCGCAAAAAGAAACGTAGGACGGCTAAATTTCAATTGAGAATTTTCTGTATGCTCATCGCGCTGACGTTCATTGATTGCTTTCGGTGCTGCTGAATGGCAGAGCTTGGTTGCAAGATAACTCGCAGAAGGGTGGGCACCGTCCCACCCTTAGATTGGTGCCACAAAAGATATCGATCGCGGCTTTAGACAGTTATCACCTGTTTTATGTCAAAAATGATGAGTTGCACGATTTGCCGAGCTAAAGTGAGGCAAGCCGAATTCGTTAAGCATAACGAAAACAGACTCATTGTCGGTTGATCTAGTGCTCTGTCAATGCTAAAAATTCGAGTGAATGGCACAGCATCGTGCCGTTCTCACAAGGCGCGAAATCGCCGAAGTGGCCACTCCACTTCAAGATTTTGCAACGCAGTGAGAATGGTACGAGGCGAAGCCAGACCCGAAAATTTAGTGTTGACAGAGCACTGATATGGCTGACAGTTGTCAAGAAGAATATTCTTTGCCTGCCCAACTGATTCAGCGGTTTTATTCTGTTTATGTTCCATGGCACTTGCAGGGGCGGAACCGTTGTTGCGACGGCTCATCAGACTGATATTCGCGGGTTGGATACCGCCAGACTTGTCTTCGTCGCGGAGCTGCCTCTGTCTAGTATCGTGAGTTCGGCCAAAGGCCTTATCCAATAGTGCTCACGAGGATTCTCCTGACCGTGGTTGCGCCCCTTCAACTGCCATGGAATGTATGTTCTTGTGCGTTATGCTTTCTCCTGCCTATTTTGGAGTGTTTTTTCTGACCTTTGTTATACCACTTCCGGAATGTCAACCTCATGGGCGATGGCCCACATGAAGGCACAGAGTTCCCGGGCGATGGCCGTTACAATCACCTGCTTGCATTTTCCCCGTTCCAGCATGTATTTGTAGCGGGCACAGAGCCGGAGTTGGGCTTTCCAGGAAATAGCGCAAATCTCTTGTGATAAACCTTCTTGGCGTTTATGTAACACCCGACTGATGCGGGCAGGAAGGCGGTAAGCCCAGGCTGCTTCCACAAGAACCCGGCGCACATGGCCATTACCTGTCTTGGTGATGGCGCCTCGTTTCGTCTTCTCGCCACTGGAGTGTTCCGATGGAACCAGACCAAGATAGGACATCAGTTCAACGGGACTATCAAAACGTGTCAGGTCGCCGATTTCCGCAACTGTGGTCGCAGCAACAATTAAAGAGACACCGCGTAGTGACTGATAGGCCTTGGTGACCTCAAACATACGCCATTGCGGCAAAAGTTGCTGAATCTGATCCGTAAGGCGTTTCACCCGGCACGTGCTCTCAGTTAATGTGTCGACATATTCCTGAAGAGCGATTTGCTGAGCGGGATGGGGCATTTTAATCTCAGCGATCCACCGCATATGGGCCTGACTCCAAGGAGTTCGTCCGTTGTATCTGAACCCATGCCGAAGCAGGAAAGCCAGAATGCGCTGCTTGGCTTTTTTCTGCGTTATTTTGGCATCTTCTCTCGAGCGGGTGAGATCCCGCATCGCTTCATCTTCCGCCGCAGGGACAAAGACGCCGGACAGTTCACCGGCCCGATGCAGGCGGGCAAGCATCTGCGCATCCCGGCGGTCATTTTTTATCCGCTCGCCGCTTTTCCTTGGAATCTTTGAGGGGGCCACCACCTGGCAATCGAATCCCTGAGCTGTCAGGTGGCGGTAAATCTCATAGCCGCAAGGACCGGCTTCGTAGACAAAGTGCAGTTCAGCTCCTTTTGAAATAAGTTTCCTAACCACCTTGTCCAGAGCAGACAAGTCACCGGCAATTTCACCGTATCGGCGAACTTCGCCAGTGCGACCGTCCTCGGCAATGGCTATCTCAATAGATTTTTTATGGACGTCCAATCCGATAAACATGCTAGAATTTTTCAAGACCTGCCTCCTTGGTTTTGGCTCTGTGTTGGGGTTATTAAAATTTCAACATAACCCACGTTTGCAAGGGGCAGGTCCTTTTTTGTTTCTAACTGTCAGCCATTATGTCTAGCGCCATTTCCGTTGTGTCCCGAAAAATAAAAAAAGCAGGAAGGGGATACCTTCCTGCCACATTTCATTTAAGGGGATAGTCGGGCCACGTGAAAACGTGGCCTTTTTTGCCGAAACGCTTTATCGCTAACCGATTGCTACGCGCATTCGGAATAACCACAGGCATGGCAGACACAGCAGCCACCTTCATGCTCGACCGGGCCACCACACTCGGGGCAGGCACCGCCATTTTGTTGATGGCTTTCTTCCACTTCCTGCTGCATGTGCATCTGGATCGCCTTGGCCAGTGCATCGGCACAAGAGGTGATGCGGTTGTTACCGAAACCGGAAGGCTTATGGCAGGAGATGCCGATCAGTTGCTTGACTGATTGGCGCGCCTGAACACCACTACGCCACGCCAGAGAGACCAGGCGCCCCAACGCCTCACACTGTGATGCGGCACAACCACCGGCCTTACCCATGGTGGTGAACACTTCAAACAGGCCGTGCTTGTCTTCATTGATGGTCACATAAAGCGGTCCGCAGCCGGTCTCCATTTGGTAGGTGGCACCATCGAGAGTGCGCGGGCGATCGCGCTTGCGGGTTACTTTTTTGCTCTCCATCGGGACTGTGGATTCGTTTTTCTCCTCTTTTTTGACCGACAGCACTTGAGCATCACGTGAACCGTCACGGTAGATAGTCACGCCTTTACAGCCGCTTTCGTACGCCATCTGATAGACCTGAGCCACATCGTCGCGGTTGGCGCTGTTGCAGAAGTTAACCGTTTTGGAGACCGCGTTGTCCGTGTATTTCTGAAACGCCGATTGCATGCGGATATGCTCTTCCGGAGTGATGTCGTGAGCGGTAACAAACACACGGCGCACATCTTCCGGAATCTGGTCAAAATCCTGAATGGTGCCTTTTTCAGCGATCAGCTTCATCAGCTCCGGCGAGTAGAAGCCACGTTCTTTGGCGACTTCCTCAAACAGCGGGTTCACCTCAACCAAAATATCGTTATCCATGACCTGACGCACATAGGATACGGCAAACAGCGGTTCAATGCCGCTGGAGCTGTTGGCAATGATGGAGATGGTGCCGGTCGGAGCAATAGTGGTACAGGTGGCGTTGCGGATCTTCGGCTCCTGGCGTTGCTCGAAAACACTGCCTTCAAAGTTAGGGAAGGCGCCACGTTCTTTAGCCAGATCGCGTGAGGCTTGATGGGCTTCATCGTTGATGAACTTCATCAGCTTGGCTGCCAGCTCAGAAGCTTCCTGATCACAATACGAGATACCGACCCGAATCAGCATGTCTGCCCAGCCCATGATGCCGAGACCGATCTTGCGGTTGGCCAGAGACATTTCGGTAATTTCCGGAATCGGGTAGTTGTTGACTTCAATGACATTGTCGAGAAAACGGACGGACTTCTGCACTGTTTTACGCAGTTTGTCCCAATCCACCTGACCGTCTTTGACCATCCGGTTGAGGTTGATGGACCCCAGGTTGCATGATTCGTAGGGCAGCAGGGGTTGCTCACCGCACGGGTTGGTACTTTCAATCTCTCCGATGTGCGGTGTCGGGTTGTCACGATTGAGACGGTCGAGGAAGATGATCCCCGGCTCGCCATTGTTCCAGGCCAGATCAACGATATGGTCGAATACTTTAGCTGCGGACATCTTGTCACACACCTCACCGGTGCGCGGGTTGACGATGTCATACTCGCCGTCAGTCTTAACCGCTTCCATGAATTCTTCGGTCAGGCCGACGGAGATGTTGAAATTGGTCAGCACGGTCTGATCGCGCTTGCACATGATGAAATCCATGATGTCGGGATGGTCGACACGCAGAATACCCATGTTGGCGCCACGGCGAGTTCCGCCTTGCTTGATGGTTTCAGTGGCTGCATCAAACACTTTCATAAACGACAACGGCCCGGAAGACACACCTTTGGTCGACAGCACGACATCATTGGCCGGACGGATGCGGCTGAAAGAAAAACCGGTGCCGCCACCACTTTTATGGATCAGAGCCGTATTCTTGATGGCTTCGAAAATGCTCTCCATGGAATCCGCTACCGGCAGAACAAAGCATGCCGATAATTGCCCCAATTCACGACCGGCATTCATCAGCGTCGGTGAGTTGGGCAAAAATTCCAGGTTGGTAATCATATCGTAAAATTCCGCTGCCACTTTTTTCGTGTCCGCTTTTTTATCGAATTTTTTTTCTGCCTCGGCGATCGCATTGGCGACACGTTCAAACATATTCGCCGGAGTTTCCAGGGCACGACCTTTTTCGTCGCGTTTGAGATAGCGACGTTCCAGCACCGTCAAAGCGTTGTTGGTAAGCGGTAAAGTCGTGTTTTTAGCGGGTTTTGACATGTGGGGGATCCTTTGCTGAATGTTGATTTTTGTACTACATGGAGTGTTGAAGTGGATTTAAAACACAATATGTCGTGTGTGTCAACAAGCTTAATGTTAGGTGCCTGTTTGTAAAAAACACCTGTGGAGAATCGCTTGCGTTTGCCCTCTCTTGATGGTAGTTTTCAATAAAAACGTAGCCCTACACGTAAATTCCCGTTATGGAATTTTCTATAAAGAGAGATTTTTGCTCCAGAGCTTTTTCATCGTTTGGAGCAAAAAAACTCATATGCCAGGGGGAAGAGTGACCTCAGCCCATAACGACGAGTCCATCATCTATCTGGACAATTCCGCGACAAGTTTTCCCAAGCCCGAATCGGTTTATCAAACCCTTGATCATATCAGCCGCACCTGTGGTGCCAACCCGGGTCGGGGCAGCTATTCTCTGGCCAATCAGGCTGCACAGCTTGTCCTAAAGGCGCGCCTTGCCGTTGCTTCCCTTTTTGCCATTGCCGATTGCTCCCGTGTTGTTTTTACCGGCAATGCCACTTCGGCCATCAATCAGGCGTTGTTTGGTCTGCTGGAATCGGGAGATCGTGTCGTCACCACATCCATGGAGCACAATGCCGTCGCTCGCCCGCTTCATGCTCTCAAAGAGATGGGGGTGGTTGTTGATAAAGTGCAGGGTGATACGGCGGGTCAGATCACCTGTGAACAGGTGCAACAGGTCTGCTCCGCCGGAGCCAAACCCAAACTGGTGGTTATCAATCACTGCTCCAATGTTACCGGCACCGTGCAGCCGATAGACGCCATTGGCCCCTGGTGTCGCGAGCAGGGGATTCTATTTATGGTCGATGCCGCACAGAGTGCAGGTGTGTATCCCATTGATGTTCAGGGCATGGCCATTGACTTGTTAGCGGCACCCGGGCATAAATCTCTGTTTGGTCCTCAAGGGACCGGTTTTCTCTATGTTGGTCCTGACATTACCTTAAAACCGCTTGTCTATGGTGGCACCGGTACCTTGTCCAGTCATCTTGAACAACCCGATCAGATGCCGGAGCGTTTTGAAAGTGGCACATTAAACACCCCGGCATTGGCGGCGTTGACCGCAGGAATTGATTTTCTCATGGCGCAAGGGTTGGGCCAGGTGCATCGACACGAACTTCTGCTGGCGCAACGTCTTCGTCAGGGCCTTGGCGAGATCTCCGGTATCACACTCTATGGACCGGAAAATTCCACAGTGGTGTCGTTTGCCCTGGCTGGATGCGATCCGGCAGAAATGGGGTTCATTCTGGATCGGAATTTTGCAATAGCGGTCCGAGTTGGGCTGCATTGCGCACCGGAAGCTCATAAAACCATAGGCAGTTTCCCCTCGGGAACCGTTCGTGTCAGTCCCGGATTTTTTAACACCGAA encodes the following:
- a CDS encoding HU family DNA-binding protein, encoding MNKSELIEALSLEKDLTYKRAEEIVNLMFDSMTQELVKGGRIEIRGFGSFVVKDYKSYTGRNPKTGEAIQVKTKKLPFFKVGKELRERVDN
- a CDS encoding beta-ketoacyl-ACP synthase III, encoding MDAYITDLASFLPNKPVANQKMEAILGLVGDLPSRTRRIILRNNRIEQRYYAIDPTTLEQTHTNAELTAEAVRQLRSFDPHNIHTLCCGTSSPDQIMPGHASMVHGELKGGPCEVVSTAGICICGVTALKQACMQVALGEAPSAIATGSELASSFMRASLCGQISDERAEQLQNQPVLSFDADFLRWMLSDGAGAAKISPTPAQEGISLKVEWIDQRSSAHLFEPCMYAGAIKEQGKLRGWREFETIEQAVENHAFLIKQDVKLLNEEIIPTSVDRALLPIAEQRGLTPESVDWFLPHYSSDYFRTRLYDRMKEQGFHIPYDRWFTNLTTKGNTGAASIYIILEELFYSGRLKKGQRLLCFIPESGRFSVCYMLLTVC
- a CDS encoding radical SAM protein, which translates into the protein MNILLINPPNCGRSIPEERYGIDSLKQIFRGEPLALEVVASGLTDHDVTILDLKVDNTDLQETIRAGKPDIIGFTAMTCEANTVKKLARQARSLCDATLVIGGIHASNVPEYFNEEPFDYIVLGLGKDSFCQLSTLLEQGKSDIVIPGIARVTPGQALSWSPRRYKSIDQPINHAPRYDLIESYRDDYFLAKLNVALGFVVTAFGCPFNCSFCCIAGQCGGQYLTQPIDAVIRDLQSLPDIPFIRLVDANTFGSPAHAEELYRAIKQAGIKKNYLIDVRADTVVRHPVLLQQWKEIGLRSVVIGFEEINDQRLAQMNKQGTQALNDEALLRLKELDITVVGDFIVDPDYSHDDFDTLERYITSHKIDLPMLTIMTPLPGTPIYDSMKERITEHNLDYYTLTNAVTRTRLPEKEFYTRYANLLRACHAQAKL
- a CDS encoding pyridoxamine 5'-phosphate oxidase family protein — protein: MSPEELVSFVNTAQRVGTLSTVDHAGHPNSAIVGSAMMPDPQHVNIALANNHSLENLRHNPHAVLSVYEPAPVIFNWQGARLYLTIDSIEETGPFKEAMIQRVEQEAGKMAAQTIHAAVRFSIVKIRPLLDSLR
- a CDS encoding thioesterase family protein — encoded protein: MVAKSSQVIVRYAETDAQGVVHHATYPIWFEEGRSDFLRQIGTPYSTWEKMGYFVVVADLSLRYLAPAFYEDRLIVETSLQRLKKRLIEFSYRILRDEEVIVQGSSRHLIVGPDKQPRALDDPFFKRVTQLLQEQESS
- a CDS encoding acyl-CoA dehydrogenase family protein, coding for MIKTLNATQYHPLIDKIRQLAVAHVKPYAAEWDRENRFPLEQVNALAEHGLLGICVDKQWGGLEKSLLEMALIIEGVARYDAGMALTLAAHSLVCDHVQRFGSEAQKRRYLPGLAKGKPLGAWALAEAGSGSDAASIKTRAQRTGEGWQLNGRKMFVTQGSVAGLYVVMARSGEHKKSAISAYLVERDTPGVTPSAPLEKLGCRSSNTTAVHLDQVQLAEEQLLGKEHRALSAAFSLLDHGRVTIAALACGIMRGCLEESQRHTARRQQFGTPINTFQAVQWPMADMATHYDAAWLLTARAAQLCDDGQTCGTAAAKAKLFAGEMAVKSAERAVQLQGGYGYLKNSCVERFYRDAKLCDIGEGTAEIQRLVIARELITAQKET
- a CDS encoding IS110 family transposase, with amino-acid sequence MFIGLDVHKKSIEIAIAEDGRTGEVRRYGEIAGDLSALDKVVRKLISKGAELHFVYEAGPCGYEIYRHLTAQGFDCQVVAPSKIPRKSGERIKNDRRDAQMLARLHRAGELSGVFVPAAEDEAMRDLTRSREDAKITQKKAKQRILAFLLRHGFRYNGRTPWSQAHMRWIAEIKMPHPAQQIALQEYVDTLTESTCRVKRLTDQIQQLLPQWRMFEVTKAYQSLRGVSLIVAATTVAEIGDLTRFDSPVELMSYLGLVPSEHSSGEKTKRGAITKTGNGHVRRVLVEAAWAYRLPARISRVLHKRQEGLSQEICAISWKAQLRLCARYKYMLERGKCKQVIVTAIARELCAFMWAIAHEVDIPEVV
- a CDS encoding vitamin B12-dependent ribonucleotide reductase translates to MSKPAKNTTLPLTNNALTVLERRYLKRDEKGRALETPANMFERVANAIAEAEKKFDKKADTKKVAAEFYDMITNLEFLPNSPTLMNAGRELGQLSACFVLPVADSMESIFEAIKNTALIHKSGGGTGFSFSRIRPANDVVLSTKGVSSGPLSFMKVFDAATETIKQGGTRRGANMGILRVDHPDIMDFIMCKRDQTVLTNFNISVGLTEEFMEAVKTDGEYDIVNPRTGEVCDKMSAAKVFDHIVDLAWNNGEPGIIFLDRLNRDNPTPHIGEIESTNPCGEQPLLPYESCNLGSINLNRMVKDGQVDWDKLRKTVQKSVRFLDNVIEVNNYPIPEITEMSLANRKIGLGIMGWADMLIRVGISYCDQEASELAAKLMKFINDEAHQASRDLAKERGAFPNFEGSVFEQRQEPKIRNATCTTIAPTGTISIIANSSSGIEPLFAVSYVRQVMDNDILVEVNPLFEEVAKERGFYSPELMKLIAEKGTIQDFDQIPEDVRRVFVTAHDITPEEHIRMQSAFQKYTDNAVSKTVNFCNSANRDDVAQVYQMAYESGCKGVTIYRDGSRDAQVLSVKKEEKNESTVPMESKKVTRKRDRPRTLDGATYQMETGCGPLYVTINEDKHGLFEVFTTMGKAGGCAASQCEALGRLVSLAWRSGVQARQSVKQLIGISCHKPSGFGNNRITSCADALAKAIQMHMQQEVEESHQQNGGACPECGGPVEHEGGCCVCHACGYSECA
- a CDS encoding aminotransferase class V-fold PLP-dependent enzyme, which translates into the protein MTSAHNDESIIYLDNSATSFPKPESVYQTLDHISRTCGANPGRGSYSLANQAAQLVLKARLAVASLFAIADCSRVVFTGNATSAINQALFGLLESGDRVVTTSMEHNAVARPLHALKEMGVVVDKVQGDTAGQITCEQVQQVCSAGAKPKLVVINHCSNVTGTVQPIDAIGPWCREQGILFMVDAAQSAGVYPIDVQGMAIDLLAAPGHKSLFGPQGTGFLYVGPDITLKPLVYGGTGTLSSHLEQPDQMPERFESGTLNTPALAALTAGIDFLMAQGLGQVHRHELLLAQRLRQGLGEISGITLYGPENSTVVSFALAGCDPAEMGFILDRNFAIAVRVGLHCAPEAHKTIGSFPSGTVRVSPGFFNTEQHIERLIEAVHEIAAAS